The following is a genomic window from Candidatus Jidaibacter acanthamoeba.
TGCGCAGTATGAAAAGAACATAGCATTTAAGCTTAAAGCATTGGCTCATGATTTACCCATATGGAATGACATAGAAGATGATAAAGCAATAGAGTGGGTAGAGTCAAAGTTAAGTATTGAATTAGCAGAGAATCAAAAAGAAGCAATTAGGAAAGTAATAAGTTCAAAGGTAACTGTTATTACAGGAGGACCGGGTACGGGTAAGACAACCTTACTTAACTCAATAATAAAGATACTTAAGGCTAGAAAATATAGAATACTACTTTGTGCTCCAACCGGAAGAGCTGCAAAGAGATTATCTGAAACTACGGGGCTTGAGGCTTTCACAGTACATAGGCTACTTAAGTTTGACCCAAAAGTTGGCGGGTTCAAATATAACCAAGATAATTTACTAAAGTGCGACGCATTAGTCATAGATGAAAGCTCAATGGTAGATATACCGCTTATGAACCATATTTTAAAAGCATTGCCGCAAGAAGCAGGGTTAATGATTGTAGGGGACGTAGACCAACTGCCATCGGTTGGACCAGGGCAAGTATTAAAGAGTATAATAGATTCTCAAGTATTTAATGTAGTAAGACTCACCCAAATATTTAGACAAGCACAAGATAGTGATATTATAACTAATGCCCATAAGATAAACCAAGGTATGATGCCTAATCTTAAAACCTCAAAAGAAAGCACTGATTTTTACTTTATTGAGACCCAAGCTCCTGAAGAAATAGTTAGTAAAATAATACAGTTGGTAAAAGAAAGAATACCTAAGAAATTTAACTTTAATCCGATAGAAGACATACAAGTACTTTGTCCGATGCAGAGGGGAGGATGTGGAGCAGTATCACTTAATATATCTTTGCAACAAGCATTAAATAACAGTATAGAAAAGAGTATACAAAAGTACGGTCATAGATATGCAGTAGGGGATAAGGTTATGCAGATAGAGAATAATTATGACAAGGAAGTATATAATGGAGATATAGGAAAGGTTAAGGAAATAGACTTTGAAGAACAGGAGCTGGTTATTACTTATGATGAGAAAGATATAAGGTATGATTTTAATGAACTAGATGAAATAGTACTTGCCTATGCAGTTACCATACATAAATCCCAAGGGTCTGAGTACCCTGTAGTAATTATCCCGCTTACCATGCAACATTATGCCATGTTACAAAAGAACCTGCTTTATACGGGTATTACCAGAGGCAAGAAGTTAGTTATCGTAATAGGACAAAAGAAAGCAGTTGCGATAGCAGTAAGATCAAAAGTTAATGTACATCGATATACCAAGCTTAAAGAGCTATTAGAGAACCTATGAAACTTAGTGAAAGTTGTATTAAAAGATAGTGTTTAAAGGGTCATATAAGCATTTTTTTCGAATAGCCCTTGATAATCTATATATAGTACTATATAATGGTACTGTATAGTGGAAGATAAAGTGAATAGTAAGCAAAAAAAGACATTAGAAGCGATATTCTCAAAACCAACCAGGTCAAATATTGTTTGGGTGGAAATAGAAAAACTAATGTTGAGTTTAGGAGCGGAAATAAGAGAAGGAAAAGGTTCGGCTGGGGTATTTATTTATAAAGGTACAATATTTCCGTTCCATAGGCCTCATCCTCAGAAAGAAGCAAAGAAGTATCAAGTTGATGACTTAAGAAAATTTTTAACTATACTAGGGGTAAAATTATGAAAAAGAGTAAAAATATATTGGAATATAGGGATTATATTGCAGAGTTATCATTAGACCTGGAAGATAATATTATTGTTGGGAAAGTAATTAATACTACTGATATAATTTCTTTCCATGGCAAAACTCTTGATGAAGCTAAACAAGCTTTCCGAGATGTATTGGATACTTATATTGAGGTTGCTGAAAAAGAAGGTATTGAATTAGCCAGGCCATATTCAGGCAAGTTTAATTTAAGGATAACTCCTACACTACACAGGAAGCTAACAGTATTAGCAAAAAAACAAAATAAAAGCCTAAACGAGTGTACTGAAGAATTAATTGCTTCTGGTCTCAAAACGTATTTGAATAGTCATAATGAGTATATTTAACAATAAAAATAGGATGAACTGACTATTATTGCTTTATGGTTTGGGTTTTGAAGAATTATCAATAGGAAAAACCGGCGGTTCAAGAAGAAAATTTTATCATAAGGAAAATAATAGAATTATAAATTTACATAAACCCCACCCTCAACCCATATTAAAGAAGTATGCATTAGAGCAAGTAATTGAAATACTAACCCGGAAGGGCTGGATATGAGAAAAACAGATTTGATGGAATATAAGAACTACTATGGCTCAGTACATTTTAATACCGAAGAAAAAATCTTTTACGGAAAAATAGAGTTTATTAGGGACCTTGTGAACTATGAAGCATATAATGCAGAAGAACTTATTAATGCATTTTATGAAGCTGTGGATAGTTACATGGAAGACCGTAAGATACTAAACAAGAAACCTGATGTGCCTTTTAAAGGTAGCTTTAATTTTAGGGTTACAAGATAAAATGAATAGTAAAAAAAGACTCTGGAACCAACATTCTCAATGCTACTGATCAAGTATTTGTTGCATAGAAAATTAAATGTATTAGCAAATAAGCAAATAAAAGTCTAAATGAGTGCACGGAAGAATTAATTAACACTGGTCTTAAAGCATATTTTTATAATCATAAAAAATATATTTAAAAATAAAAATAAGGATTATTACTCACTTAACTTTAATCCTACAATTGAAACAAGCAATAGTAAGAGAAATATTCCTCTTGCAATACTTAGTGGTTCATTAAAGAATAAAATACTTAAGATGATTGTGCCTGCAGCTCCTATTCCTGTCCAAACTGCATAGACTGTCCCCATAGGTATAGTCTTCATAGCATTAGTCATTAAAAAGAAACTAATTGCAGCGAACAGGATAAATAGGATAGTAGGAATCGGTCGTGTAAATTGATTAGAAAATTTCAAACATATAGCAAAAGCAATTTCTGCTATACCGGCCAATATTAAAAACATCCAAGGCATGAAACTATTCCTTTAAATAATCATATAATCTGTTAATTTGCAAAAGTACCATTTACTTAAGTACTTTACCTTAATTCCTATCATCATATACAACTTTAATCCATTGTTTAATTTATTACCAAAAGTAAAATGTTTTTAATATTTGATTTTTACAATACTTATCCTCTAACCAGTATCCAAGTAAAGAACATAGATAATTTATAATTTTATACCTTCAAACCTAATATTTTACATAACTAAAGTGCCGGCATTTAAAACTATTTTCTATTACTTATAATAAAATAATGTAATAAGTTAGATATTGATAAAGGATAACTCCGTATTTGCAATTTGGCATGCGAAACTTGAATGGCGCAACTACTTATAATATTAATAATAAGATGAAAGATTATGTAATATATACTGGTTTCTACTACACAATTGAATGGTATCTAGATGGAAAAGGGAAAAGCCAAGCTCTAAGCTATTTTTTAGAGTTAGCATGTAAAGAGCAAGTACAATTTCTAACTCTAGCTAAATTTATAGGAGATTTCGGCAAAATATTTAATGATGCTAAGTTTAACTATGAAGGCAATAAAATATATGCTTTTAACCTCCCTTCTAATAGATTTTTATGTTTCTTTTATAGAGGAGAAAAAATAATTATAACAAATGCTTTTTACAATAAGGGGCAAAAATTACCTATAAAGGAAAAAGAGCTAGCATTAGAATGTATGAAAAGTTATATAGAAAGTACAGGGAAGATAGAGATTCTTAATGAGCAGTACATATTTAAGGTTAATGAAAGATAAAGAATTTTCTATCCTTTTTAATGAGGAATATAATGCTCTTTTACTATCTGAGATAGTTTATGTATTAAGGGAGCAAGATCATAAATCTGTTAAGAATCCAGCTAAAAATTATGATTTAGCAGTTAGTCTTATACAAAGCTTAAGAAGTGGCAAACAGAAAGATGTAAAGCTTAGTAATTTTATAAGTTTAAGTGAAAGTTTAGGATATGAAATTATTTTAAAAAATAAAAATAATAATGAAATAACTTTACATAAACTAAATGAATCATGAGCAAATTATAATAAGGAAAGTGGTTTTATAAGGCGATGTATATTACGATATTAAATAAATTAAGAGTTAGTTATGAGATATTTTGAATTGTAGCTTTTTTGCCAAGGATATTGGGGAATACATAGAAAGTCAGATAAAAACCATTGCATATAAAATATAATTATCTCAATATCTTATGTCCACAACCACTCGCTTATAGGGGGTTTGTAACAAAAATAATTATTAATTAGAGAGAGAACATGAACAAGGAAGAATTAATAAATGCATTATCTGTAAAAACTGATACCACAAAAGTTGATAGCAAGAAGCATTTAGATGCATTGCTTGAAGTAATACAAGAGGTATTAGTAAAAGGTGATAGTTTACAACTGGTAGGGTTTGGTACATATTCAGTATCTGAAATTAAAGCCAGAGAAGGTATTAATCCGCAAACGAGAGAAAAGATAAAAATCCCTGCCAGTAAAAGAGTTAAATTTGCGGTAGGTAAGCAGCTTAAAGAAGCAGTAAACAAGAAAAATTCAAAGAAGTAACTATAAACTTTAGGCATCAGTTAAATTTTACTTAAAGTAATTTAACTAATGTCTTTAATATAATTAAATTATTTTTAAAAAATAGGTTAAATTCGAGGGTATAGAAATATTATTCTTTAAACCCTCTATATTAAAATGCTTAATACTCAAGCTGCTGTTTTTCTTTATAATTCAAATAACACATTAGTATAAAGTAACGATTGATAGCCAGATATTAATAAAATTACTTTTGACAAAGGCAACTTATTAGAATTGAGTTTAGTAAGCACAGAAGAACTCAAATATAAGAAGAGGAAAAAATGATTAAAATGGTTTGGCAGGAAATGAGGATGGTTATGAGCAAAGAGTTTATAAAGCTTTCCATTTTATTATTAGCTTGGATAATCACCTATTTATCACTTTATATTTCTATAAGATATTTAAGTATATAGTATTAAAATTGTTAATATATTTTGTAAATATATTAACAAAGTTTGCCTAATTTATTTAGGCACAAAGATTAAAAAGAAAACCATAATCATTTTTGAAGAAGTATAGCAAATTAAGTTGCTAATATTGTACTGATAAATAGATATAAGTCTTGATTTTTATATGTACGGCTTTTCTTACTACACTATACTTTAATTTTTTACTATCATAAACAAAAGGCCATGAAAAGATCAATAGAAGAATATAGTAAACTTCCCGATATAGAAAAGAGAATACTGCAACTAAAGAGTTTAAGTCGTAAAAGTATATCTAAAACAGATTTTTTAAAATTGATAAATACTAAGGATGTAGAATTATTCTTAGGCAAGAAGGTAACCAATTACAGTATAAACCCGATACTGGATAGTTTAGTTGGAAAGAAGTTACTTACAAAAAATTTAATGTGCAATTCTGAAATTCTAGAGCATGTAACACTTGAAGCTACAACCGGAGAATGGAGAGAGAAGAATAAGAAATGCTTTATTAGAGAAGGGCTTGCTGATGTTGATAAATTAAGGATTGGGGTTTATTTCAATGATATAGAGTTATTTAGAGAGGCAATAACCGGGTTTGCCTTAAACAATAATATAGAAAATATAATAAAAGAGCTCAAAGAAAGTTTTGAGAGCATTCCGATGATTGGTGACTGGTGGTCTAAGCTTTTGCCGTATCTCAAGGGGTATATAATAGCATCTAAAATGTACTGTATATTGAATAAAATAACATTAGCTAAGCAAGATATAACCATTATCGGGGATATATCCGAGGAAGATTTTATTGCTTACGATATTAAATTTGAATATATCAAAGAGTTATTTTTTAAATTCTTCTTACTTAGGGGGGAGTTAAATAAGTTAGAAGCAATAGCTCGAAGTATGGTAGATAATCCCGGCAAATGTTATGCAATATTAGGTATTATTGCTTTTTTACAAGATAAGCAGGAGCAGGCATTAGAAAACTTTAATATATCAATTAAGCTAATTATAAAAGAAAATTCAAGGCGGAATATTAGCTTATCAGGAATATACGGAATATTTCACATACTTGCATTGTTAAAAATAAACGATGTAAATAGCTTAAGTAATGCAAAGCAAATATTACAATACTATAATACAACTAAAGCAAGATATTTGAAAGAAATAAGACAAGATTGGTATAATAAGCTATCGGAAACGGGAAAATATTTTACTATAGAAGGTGAACTATCATATTTACTACTTGGAGCTTTAATAAGATTTATAAATTTAGAGATAAGTAAAGTAGAGGTGGAAATAGGTTACTTACTAAAAGTAAATAAAGGTAATATATATAACGAATTAATAGCAGTATTAGTGGCATATTGGACGAGTTATAATATAGAGGAGCTAAAAGAAAATTGTAGGAAGCAATATACACTATACAAAGAAATATTGCCCGGCTATGCCGGCATTATATTAAGTATAAGTAGGCAACCGGAAAGTCTGCATTATAAGGAAGTTGAGGGAGACGATAATCCATATAAAGTTGATTTTACAAAGATAGTGAAGATAAAGTCTGAGTGGGAGAGAGCCATTGACGGCTTAGAAAATTATTTTGAAAAAGAAGGTGGCAAGAAAATTCAAGAAAAGAGATTGGCATGGTTAATAAATATAGAACAATATCATAGTAAAATAGAACCTGTGGAGCAAAGAAGGCAGGACAACGGTAGCTGGAGTAAAGGTAAAGCTATCGCATTAAAAAGGTTATATCAAGGAGAGGTGGAATATTTAACTGAAGAAGATAAAAAGGCAATAAAAGCAATAAAGCC
Proteins encoded in this region:
- a CDS encoding ATP-dependent RecD-like DNA helicase: MLSIYVILDTSNKPTRELEYCSGLVERITFHSEESGFAVLRVKVAKRKDLVTVTGSLPSICVGEYIHAKGYWINDSKHGLQFKAEFIKALPPNTLEGIEKYLGSGLIKGIGPHFAKRLVGTFGEKVFEVIESSPSLLSRVEGIGKIRAKKIISNWAEQKVVREIMVFLQSHGVSTSRSTRIYKTYGEDAIEVVSENPYRLARDISGIGFITADRIAKNLGITEHSMIRARAGLNYILTEALSEGHCGLPRSLLLKRAEELLIIPQDILMEGLSLELAEEYIIEDTIAEEVVIFLGAYAQYEKNIAFKLKALAHDLPIWNDIEDDKAIEWVESKLSIELAENQKEAIRKVISSKVTVITGGPGTGKTTLLNSIIKILKARKYRILLCAPTGRAAKRLSETTGLEAFTVHRLLKFDPKVGGFKYNQDNLLKCDALVIDESSMVDIPLMNHILKALPQEAGLMIVGDVDQLPSVGPGQVLKSIIDSQVFNVVRLTQIFRQAQDSDIITNAHKINQGMMPNLKTSKESTDFYFIETQAPEEIVSKIIQLVKERIPKKFNFNPIEDIQVLCPMQRGGCGAVSLNISLQQALNNSIEKSIQKYGHRYAVGDKVMQIENNYDKEVYNGDIGKVKEIDFEEQELVITYDEKDIRYDFNELDEIVLAYAVTIHKSQGSEYPVVIIPLTMQHYAMLQKNLLYTGITRGKKLVIVIGQKKAVAIAVRSKVNVHRYTKLKELLENL
- a CDS encoding type II toxin-antitoxin system HicA family toxin translates to MNSKQKKTLEAIFSKPTRSNIVWVEIEKLMLSLGAEIREGKGSAGVFIYKGTIFPFHRPHPQKEAKKYQVDDLRKFLTILGVKL
- a CDS encoding type II toxin-antitoxin system HicB family antitoxin, which produces MKKSKNILEYRDYIAELSLDLEDNIIVGKVINTTDIISFHGKTLDEAKQAFRDVLDTYIEVAEKEGIELARPYSGKFNLRITPTLHRKLTVLAKKQNKSLNECTEELIASGLKTYLNSHNEYI
- a CDS encoding type II toxin-antitoxin system HicA family toxin; amino-acid sequence: MLYGLGFEELSIGKTGGSRRKFYHKENNRIINLHKPHPQPILKKYALEQVIEILTRKGWI
- a CDS encoding type II toxin-antitoxin system HicB family antitoxin, encoding MRKTDLMEYKNYYGSVHFNTEEKIFYGKIEFIRDLVNYEAYNAEELINAFYEAVDSYMEDRKILNKKPDVPFKGSFNFRVTR
- a CDS encoding DMT family transporter; its protein translation is MPWMFLILAGIAEIAFAICLKFSNQFTRPIPTILFILFAAISFFLMTNAMKTIPMGTVYAVWTGIGAAGTIILSILFFNEPLSIARGIFLLLLLVSIVGLKLSE
- a CDS encoding type II toxin-antitoxin system RelE/ParE family toxin, whose product is MRNLNGATTYNINNKMKDYVIYTGFYYTIEWYLDGKGKSQALSYFLELACKEQVQFLTLAKFIGDFGKIFNDAKFNYEGNKIYAFNLPSNRFLCFFYRGEKIIITNAFYNKGQKLPIKEKELALECMKSYIESTGKIEILNEQYIFKVNER
- a CDS encoding HU family DNA-binding protein, with translation MNKEELINALSVKTDTTKVDSKKHLDALLEVIQEVLVKGDSLQLVGFGTYSVSEIKAREGINPQTREKIKIPASKRVKFAVGKQLKEAVNKKNSKK